The following proteins are co-located in the Shouchella hunanensis genome:
- a CDS encoding TRAP transporter large permease produces the protein MLTALMFVLFFLLIFMNLPVAFALGIAAVIVLLMDSGISSLALLPSIMYSSISSFTLLAIPFFVLAGVIMGYSGISSRLIDFAYLAFGHRKNGIVIVTIVAAFFFSAISGSGPATVAAMGTILIPALVKNGFKANSASALVASAGSLGIILPPSIAFIIFGVIASDIISISIGRLFIAGIVPGVLLAISLLIASMIVNKRNQKRQVDNGEAAVTIEKAQAIEVTKAFLKALLGLMIPIIILGGIYSGMFTPTEAAVVAVFYSLLVGFLFYRELKLKHIPKILVDASVQSAVIMLIIGVASLFSYIITTQKIATTITSSILQITTNPLLLLLLVAVILLIVGAFIDTISAFYIFIPLLMPVLLEVGVDPTTIGVMMTVGLAIGLFTPPVGLNLFVASGISGVSSESIVKGIGPYLVASIVVLLLVMYFPIFSNALPDLLGV, from the coding sequence ATGCTAACAGCGCTAATGTTTGTTCTTTTTTTCCTTTTAATCTTTATGAATCTGCCGGTAGCATTTGCTCTTGGTATCGCAGCTGTGATTGTATTGCTCATGGATTCAGGGATATCTTCTCTGGCTCTGTTGCCGAGCATAATGTATTCTTCCATTTCGTCCTTTACATTACTAGCCATTCCGTTTTTTGTGTTAGCAGGTGTTATTATGGGATATTCAGGCATATCAAGTCGGTTAATCGATTTTGCCTATTTAGCATTCGGCCATCGAAAAAATGGCATTGTCATCGTGACAATTGTAGCAGCATTTTTCTTTTCAGCCATATCAGGTTCAGGTCCTGCCACTGTTGCAGCAATGGGGACTATCTTGATACCAGCCTTAGTAAAAAACGGATTCAAAGCAAACTCTGCCTCTGCATTGGTGGCTAGTGCCGGTTCGTTGGGCATCATTCTACCGCCAAGTATCGCGTTTATTATTTTTGGCGTGATTGCCAGTGACATTATTAGTATTTCAATAGGGCGATTGTTTATCGCCGGGATTGTTCCTGGGGTGTTGCTTGCTATAAGTTTACTCATAGCAAGTATGATCGTAAATAAACGAAACCAAAAACGGCAAGTGGACAATGGAGAAGCGGCTGTTACAATTGAAAAAGCACAAGCTATAGAAGTAACGAAAGCTTTTCTAAAAGCATTATTAGGGCTGATGATCCCTATCATTATATTAGGTGGAATTTATTCTGGCATGTTCACTCCAACGGAAGCGGCCGTCGTTGCAGTTTTTTACTCTCTCCTTGTCGGTTTCTTGTTCTACCGAGAATTGAAATTGAAGCACATCCCAAAAATTTTAGTAGATGCTTCTGTTCAATCAGCGGTTATTATGCTTATAATTGGAGTTGCCTCGTTATTCTCATACATCATTACAACTCAAAAAATAGCCACTACCATAACATCAAGCATCTTGCAAATCACAACAAACCCTTTGCTTCTATTACTTCTTGTTGCAGTAATATTGTTAATTGTTGGGGCATTTATTGATACCATTTCTGCGTTTTACATCTTTATACCGTTACTGATGCCTGTCCTACTTGAAGTAGGAGTAGATCCAACCACCATTGGTGTTATGATGACGGTTGGCCTTGCTATTGGTTTATTTACACCACCTGTCGGTTTAAACTTGTTTGTGGCAAGTGGAATCTCTGGCGTTTCTTCAGAAAGCATTGTTAAAGGTATAGGACCTTATCTAGTAGCTAGCATTGTTGTTCTATTACTCGTAATGTATTTCCCAATCTTTTCAAATGCGTTACCAGATCTACTAGGGGTATAG
- a CDS encoding TRAP transporter small permease yields the protein MKFLAFIENTIVMIAMAGMACITFANVLSRYFFDTSFAFAEEITINLFVLATFVGASIAIRRQSHFGFHYFFTKFNPSIQRFLVILTSLLMLFFLSLTLFFGMELVFNQMERGRVTPALNIPQWIFTGAIPLGSLLCMIRTVEMMVIRLKRDQKLPLPKTDADSKELKM from the coding sequence GTGAAATTCTTAGCGTTCATAGAGAATACGATTGTGATGATTGCTATGGCAGGGATGGCATGTATCACATTTGCAAACGTCCTCTCAAGGTATTTCTTTGATACATCTTTTGCATTTGCAGAAGAGATCACCATTAATTTGTTCGTATTAGCTACATTCGTAGGTGCTTCTATTGCTATAAGACGCCAATCCCATTTTGGGTTCCATTATTTTTTCACTAAATTCAATCCATCTATTCAACGATTTCTTGTGATCTTGACTAGTTTGCTCATGTTATTCTTTTTATCTTTAACACTTTTCTTCGGTATGGAACTCGTGTTCAATCAAATGGAACGAGGTAGAGTGACGCCGGCATTAAACATCCCACAGTGGATCTTCACTGGGGCGATTCCTTTAGGTTCGCTATTATGCATGATACGAACGGTTGAAATGATGGTCATTCGATTAAAAAGAGATCAGAAGCTACCTCTACCAAAAACAGACGCAGATTCAAAGGAGTTGAAGATGTAA